From the genome of Leptodactylus fuscus isolate aLepFus1 chromosome 1, aLepFus1.hap2, whole genome shotgun sequence, one region includes:
- the ZBTB7C gene encoding zinc finger and BTB domain-containing protein 7C, with protein MASGDEDLIGIPFPNHSSDILCGLNQQRHDGFLCDVILIIQDQEYRTHRSVLAACSKYFKKLFTTGSVIDQPYIYEIDFVKPEAFSAILEFAYTSTLTITTSNVKHILDAAEMLEIQCIINVCLEILEAPRDGEEEEEEKEEDDEDDDEDEEDTKDFVNQENQMDIQESSCHQSPPASDHPEETYHGSQKDLPTQYFSTHNSSGHQSAVKDFSIESLLSEDSHPKNNMADKRPTISHFVPGFFPQLWNGDLAAFSQLQEQQVDIGPLNLVIKDKKIKEEENDEIPTLPFSTDFFKDMILDHSSKHFGQIKAEMDYSAYLSFLSAAHLGMFPPWPLEEERKIKPKASQQCPICHKVIMGAGKLPRHMRTHTGEKPYMCSICEVRFTRQDKLKIHMRKHTGERPYLCIHCNAKFVHNYDLKNHMRIHTGIRPYQCEFCYKSFTRSDHLHRHIKRQSCRMSRPRRGRKPAYWRTSSLLFTRNNRPEDEAFVMMPPNLESGNNRANGTISVPGPSPKHLLEEPKNILNLQDLDKQYEETHMKLLERTRLESDRHGGLYAFSLAHNENISPQPFFVGAGDPWNMTLNHAPISDTST; from the exons ATGGCAAGTGGCGATGAAGATCTGATCGGCATTCCATTCCCCAACCACAGCAGTGACATCCTATGTGGCCTCAATCAACAGCGCCATGACGGCTTCCTCTGTGACGTCATCCTCATCATCCAGGACCAAGAGTACCGGACGCACAGATCCGTTCTAGCCGCCTGCAGTAAATATTTCAAGAAGCTTTTCACCACTGGATCGGTCATTGACCAACCCTACATTTATGAAATTGACTTTGTTAAACCAGAAGCGTTTTCTGCTATATTGGAATTTGCTTATACGTCAACGCTCACGATCACCACGTCCAATGTCAAACATATCTTGGATGCGGCTGAGATGTTGGAGATCCAGTGTATTATCAATGTCTGCCTGGAGATCCTTGAGGCACCGAGAGatggagaagaagaagaggaggagaaggaagaagatgatgaagatgatgatgaggatgaagaggacactaAAGACTTTGTGAACCAGGAGAACCAAATGGATATTCAGGAAAGTAGCTGCCATCAAAGTCCTCCTGCGTCGGACCATCCAGAAGAAACCTACCATGGATCTCAGAAGGACTTACCAACCCAATACTTTTCCACCCATAATTCTTCTGGCCACCAAAGTGCTGTCAAGGACTTTTCCATTGAGTCTTTGTTAAGTGAGGACTCTCAtcccaaaaacaacatggcagacAAAAGGCCAACCATATCTCATTTTGTTCCAGGCTTTTTTCCGCAGCTTTGGAATGGAGATCTGGCAGCTTTTTCCCAACTCCAAGAGCAGCAAGTCGATATTGGGCCACTAAATCTCGTGATCAAAGACAAGAAAATTAAGGAGGAGGAAAACGATGAGATCCCAACCCTTCCCTTCTCCACTGATTTCTTCAAAGACATGATCCTGGACCATTCCTCCAAGCACTTTGGGCAGATAAAGGCAGAAATGGACTACAGTGCCTATCTTAGCTTTCTCAGTGCTGCTCACTTGGGTATGTTTCCACCATGGCCTTTGGAAGAAGAGAGGAAAATAAAGCCAAAGGCTTCCCAACAATGTCCGATCTGTCATAAGGTCATCATGGGAGCCGGAAAACTTCCAAGACATATGAGGacacacacgggagagaagccatacaTGTGTAGTATCTGTGAGGTCCGATTCACCAG GCAGGACAAGCTGAAGATTCACATGCGGAAACACACCGGGGAGCGGCCATATTTGTGCATCCACTGCAACGCTAAATTTGTCCATAACTATGACCTTAAGAACCACATGCGCATTCACACGGGGATCCGGCCCTACCAGTGCGAATTCTGCTACAAGAGCTTCACCAGGTCTGATCACCTCCACCGTCACATCAAGAGACAGAGCTGTCGAATGTCCAGGCCCAGGAGAGGCCGGAAGCCAGCCTACTGGAGAACCTCCAGTCTACTGTTTACCCGCAACAACCGGCCAGAAGACGAGGCCTTTGTTATGATGCCACCAAATCTAGAGAGTGGTAACAACAGGGCCAATGGGACTATTAGTGTACCGGGGCCTAGCCCAAAACATCTACTTGAAGAACCTAAAAACATTCTAAATTTGCAAGACTTGGACAAACAGTATGAGGAGACTCACATGAAACTTCTAGAGAGAACACGCCTGGAGTCGGACAGGCATGGCGGACTTTACGCTTTCTCTTTGGCACACAATGAGAATATCTCCCCTCAGCCGTTCTTTGTCGGAGCAGGCGATCCTTGGAATATGACACTGAACCATGCTCCAATTTCTGACACTAGTacctaa